The following proteins come from a genomic window of Pseudomonas putida:
- a CDS encoding DUF2474 family protein produces MMTGKHGLEEKKPLWQRLGWLLLIWAMSVAALGVAAWVMRLFMGAAGLTTH; encoded by the coding sequence ATGATGACTGGCAAGCATGGCTTGGAAGAAAAGAAACCGCTGTGGCAGCGACTGGGTTGGCTGTTGCTGATCTGGGCGATGAGCGTGGCAGCGCTGGGTGTGGCGGCCTGGGTGATGCGGCTGTTCATGGGGGCGGCGGGATTGACCACACATTGA
- a CDS encoding neutral zinc metallopeptidase yields the protein MEWRKGRRSDNVVDARGEGSGGGMRFGGGKGLGLGAILLIVGIGWLTGQDPLQILGQLAGQMEQQQQQTAPSGAGGKAPPANDQQAEFVASVLGDTEDTWKALFAEAGKQYRDPKLVLFSGQVNSACGFASAAVGPFYCPADQRVYLDMSFFREMETRFAAAGDFAQAYVIAHEIGHHVQTLLGVSAKVDAARRAGQRMEGDNGLLVRQELQADCLAGVWAYQAQKRLNWLEPGDVEEALNAANAIGDDRLQQQSRGRVVPDSFTHGTSAQRVRWFKTGFAEGEVNRCDTFSARTL from the coding sequence ATGGAATGGCGAAAAGGCCGACGCAGCGACAACGTGGTCGATGCCCGAGGCGAAGGTAGTGGCGGCGGCATGCGTTTCGGCGGCGGCAAGGGGCTGGGCCTCGGGGCGATCCTGCTGATCGTCGGTATCGGCTGGCTCACCGGCCAGGACCCGTTGCAGATTCTTGGCCAGCTTGCCGGCCAGATGGAGCAGCAACAACAGCAGACGGCGCCCAGTGGTGCGGGCGGCAAGGCGCCACCGGCTAACGACCAGCAAGCCGAGTTCGTTGCCTCTGTGCTGGGCGACACCGAGGACACCTGGAAAGCGCTCTTTGCCGAAGCCGGCAAGCAATACCGCGACCCCAAACTGGTGCTGTTCAGCGGCCAGGTCAACTCGGCCTGTGGTTTTGCCTCGGCAGCGGTCGGGCCGTTCTATTGCCCCGCGGACCAGCGGGTGTATCTGGACATGTCGTTCTTCCGCGAAATGGAAACCCGCTTCGCTGCAGCTGGCGACTTCGCCCAGGCCTACGTGATCGCCCACGAAATCGGCCACCATGTGCAGACACTGCTGGGGGTTTCGGCCAAGGTTGATGCCGCACGACGCGCCGGCCAGCGCATGGAGGGCGACAACGGCCTGTTGGTGCGCCAGGAGTTGCAGGCCGACTGCCTGGCCGGCGTATGGGCCTATCAGGCGCAGAAACGCCTGAACTGGCTGGAGCCAGGCGATGTCGAGGAAGCCCTGAATGCGGCCAATGCCATTGGCGACGACCGCCTGCAGCAGCAAAGCCGCGGGCGCGTGGTGCCGGACTCGTTCACCCACGGCACCTCGGCGCAGCGGGTGCGCTGGTTCAAGACCGGGTTTGCCGAAGGTGAAGTGAACCGCTGCGATACCTTCAGCGCGCGCACCCTCTGA
- the pcaG gene encoding protocatechuate 3,4-dioxygenase subunit alpha, whose protein sequence is MPIELLPETPSQTAGPYVHIGLALEAAGNPTRDQEIWNCLAKPDAPGEHILLIGHVYDGNGHLVRDSFLEVWQADANGEYQDAYNLENVFNSFGRTATTFDAGEWTLYTVKPGVVNNAAGVPMAPHINISLFARGINIHLHTRLYFDDEAQANAKCPVLNLIEQPQRRETLIAKRCEVDGKTAYRFDIRIQGEGETVFFDF, encoded by the coding sequence ATGCCAATCGAACTGCTGCCGGAAACCCCTTCGCAGACTGCCGGCCCTTACGTGCACATCGGCCTGGCCCTGGAAGCCGCCGGCAATCCGACCCGCGACCAGGAAATCTGGAACTGCCTGGCCAAGCCGGACGCCCCGGGCGAGCACATTCTGCTGATCGGCCACGTATATGACGGGAACGGCCACCTGGTGCGCGATTCGTTCCTGGAAGTGTGGCAGGCCGACGCCAACGGTGAGTACCAGGATGCCTACAACCTGGAAAACGTCTTCAACAGCTTTGGCCGCACGGCTACCACTTTCGATGCCGGTGAGTGGACGCTGTACACGGTCAAGCCGGGTGTGGTGAACAACGCTGCTGGCGTGCCGATGGCACCGCACATCAACATCAGCCTGTTTGCCCGTGGCATCAACATCCACCTGCACACGCGTCTGTATTTCGATGATGAGGCCCAGGCCAACGCCAAGTGCCCGGTGCTCAACCTGATCGAGCAGCCGCAGCGGCGTGAAACCTTGATTGCCAAGCGTTGTGAAGTGGATGGGAAGACGGCATATCGCTTCGATATCCGCATTCAGGGGGAAGGGGAGACAGTCTTCTTCGACTTCTGA
- a CDS encoding methyltransferase, which yields MPLLTTPYAELDLIRQPEQANDPLQAFDAADEYLLAQLHDQAPDANCRVLVLNDSFGALAASLAGQLQVVSSGDSHLGHLALEKNLARNGLPFDSVPFVPASQHWQGPFDRVLVRVPKTLALLEEQLIRLQGQLAPGAQVIAGAMIKHLPRAAGDLMEKYIGPVQASLALKKARLLTATVAERPHAKSPYPSRYRLDVPALELVNHANVFCREGLDIGTRAFLPHLPRDLGRARVADLGCGNGVLAIASALANPDAEYTLVDESYMAVQSAQENWQSALGERPATFVAADGLAGLEKQSLDVVLCNPPFHQQQVVGDFLAWRMFQQAREALVVGGALYIVGNRHLGYHSKLARLFRGVEQVAATPKFVILKARK from the coding sequence TTCGATGCCGCCGACGAGTACCTGCTTGCGCAGTTACACGATCAGGCACCTGACGCCAATTGCCGGGTACTGGTGCTCAATGACAGCTTCGGTGCCCTGGCCGCAAGCCTTGCGGGCCAGCTGCAGGTGGTCAGCAGCGGTGACTCGCACCTGGGGCACCTGGCCCTGGAAAAAAACCTGGCGCGCAATGGCCTGCCATTCGACAGTGTCCCGTTCGTACCAGCCAGCCAACACTGGCAAGGCCCGTTCGACCGGGTGCTGGTGCGTGTACCCAAGACCCTGGCCCTGCTCGAAGAACAACTGATCCGCCTGCAAGGCCAGCTGGCCCCCGGTGCGCAGGTGATTGCCGGGGCGATGATCAAGCACCTGCCACGGGCGGCCGGCGACCTGATGGAGAAGTACATCGGCCCCGTACAGGCTTCGCTGGCGCTGAAAAAGGCCCGCTTGCTGACAGCAACGGTTGCCGAGCGGCCGCACGCCAAGTCCCCCTACCCTAGCCGCTACCGCCTCGACGTGCCGGCACTGGAATTGGTCAACCACGCCAACGTGTTCTGCCGTGAAGGCCTGGATATTGGTACCCGGGCATTCCTCCCTCATCTGCCACGCGACCTTGGCCGTGCACGGGTGGCTGACCTGGGCTGCGGCAATGGCGTACTCGCGATTGCCAGCGCCCTGGCCAACCCGGACGCCGAGTACACCCTGGTCGACGAGTCGTACATGGCGGTGCAATCAGCACAGGAGAACTGGCAGTCCGCGTTGGGCGAGCGCCCGGCGACCTTCGTCGCGGCCGATGGCCTGGCCGGGCTGGAGAAACAGTCGCTGGACGTGGTGCTGTGCAACCCGCCGTTCCACCAACAGCAGGTGGTCGGTGATTTCCTGGCCTGGCGCATGTTCCAGCAGGCGCGTGAAGCGCTGGTGGTAGGCGGGGCGCTGTATATCGTGGGTAACCGGCACCTGGGCTATCACAGCAAGCTGGCGCGGTTGTTCCGCGGCGTTGAGCAGGTGGCGGCTACGCCCAAGTTCGTAATCCTGAAAGCCCGCAAGTAG
- the pcaH gene encoding protocatechuate 3,4-dioxygenase subunit beta, whose protein sequence is MPAQDNSRFVIRDRNWHPKALTPDYKTSVARSPRQALVSIPQSISETTGPDFSHLGFGAHDHDLLLNFNNGGLPIGERIIVAGRVVDQYGKPVPNTLVEMWQANAGGRYRHKNDRYLAPLDPNFGGVGRCLTDRDGYYSFRTIKPGPYPWRNGPNDWRPAHIHFAISGPSIATKLITQLYFEGDPLIPMCPIVKSIANPQAVQQLIAKLDMSNANPMDCLAYRFDIVLRGQRKTHFENC, encoded by the coding sequence ATGCCCGCCCAGGACAACAGCCGCTTCGTGATCCGTGATCGCAACTGGCACCCTAAAGCCCTTACGCCTGACTACAAGACGTCCGTTGCCCGCTCGCCGCGCCAGGCACTGGTCAGCATTCCGCAGTCGATCAGCGAAACCACTGGTCCAGACTTTTCCCACCTGGGCTTCGGCGCCCACGACCATGATCTGCTACTGAATTTCAATAACGGTGGCCTGCCAATCGGCGAGCGCATCATCGTCGCCGGCCGTGTCGTCGACCAGTACGGCAAGCCTGTGCCGAACACCTTGGTGGAGATGTGGCAAGCCAACGCCGGCGGCCGCTATCGCCACAAGAACGACCGCTACCTGGCGCCACTGGACCCGAACTTCGGTGGTGTTGGCCGATGCCTGACCGACCGCGACGGCTACTACAGCTTCCGCACCATCAAGCCGGGCCCGTACCCATGGCGCAACGGCCCGAACGATTGGCGCCCGGCGCATATCCACTTCGCCATCAGTGGCCCGTCGATCGCTACCAAGCTGATTACTCAGTTGTATTTCGAGGGTGACCCGCTGATCCCGATGTGCCCGATCGTCAAGTCGATCGCCAACCCGCAAGCCGTGCAGCAGTTGATCGCCAAGCTCGACATGAGCAACGCCAACCCGATGGACTGCCTGGCCTACCGCTTCGACATCGTGCTGCGCGGCCAGCGCAAGACCCACTTCGAAAACTGCTGA
- a CDS encoding NCS2 family permease has product MLERLFQLRAHNTNVRTEILAGVTTFLAMAYILFVNPSILGETGMDKGAIFVATCLAAAIGSATMGLIANYPIALAPGMGLNAFFTYTVVLHMGHTWQVALGAVFLSAVMFFLLSIFRIREWIVNSIPLPLRSAIAAGIGLFLALIALHNAGIVVDNPATLVGMGDLKQPSVILATLGFFLIVGLESLKVRGAVLIGILAVTVASIAMGVTPFGGIVSMPPSLAPTFLQLDIAGALDVGLISVIFAFLFVDLFDNSGTLIAVAKRAGLMGKDGHMPKMGRALIADSTAAMAGSLLGTSTTTSYIESAAGVSAGGRTGLTAIVVAVLFLLALFFAPLAGSVPAFATAPALLFVAVLMASGLAEINWDDVTEAAPVVVTALAMPLTYSIANGIAFGFIAWTAVKLISGRRRDLNPALVILSILFVIKLGWFNA; this is encoded by the coding sequence ATGCTGGAAAGGCTGTTTCAACTAAGAGCACACAACACCAACGTGCGCACCGAGATTCTCGCGGGCGTCACCACCTTCCTGGCCATGGCCTACATCCTGTTCGTCAACCCGAGCATCCTCGGCGAGACCGGCATGGACAAGGGCGCGATCTTCGTCGCCACCTGCCTGGCAGCGGCCATCGGCTCCGCCACCATGGGCCTGATTGCCAACTACCCGATCGCCCTGGCACCGGGCATGGGCCTGAACGCGTTCTTCACCTACACCGTGGTGCTGCACATGGGCCACACCTGGCAGGTGGCGCTGGGTGCCGTGTTCCTGTCTGCGGTGATGTTCTTCCTGCTGTCGATCTTCCGCATTCGCGAGTGGATCGTGAACAGCATTCCGCTGCCGCTGCGTTCGGCGATTGCCGCCGGTATCGGCCTGTTCCTAGCACTGATCGCCCTGCATAACGCTGGCATCGTCGTCGATAACCCAGCCACTTTGGTGGGCATGGGCGACCTCAAGCAGCCCTCGGTGATTCTCGCCACGCTGGGCTTCTTCCTGATCGTCGGCCTTGAGTCGCTGAAGGTGCGCGGCGCGGTATTGATCGGCATCCTGGCCGTCACCGTCGCGTCGATCGCCATGGGCGTCACGCCGTTCGGCGGGATCGTGTCGATGCCACCTTCGCTGGCACCCACCTTCCTGCAGCTGGACATCGCCGGTGCCCTCGATGTGGGCCTGATCAGCGTGATCTTCGCGTTCCTGTTCGTCGACCTGTTCGACAACTCCGGCACCCTGATCGCCGTGGCCAAGCGCGCCGGCCTGATGGGCAAGGACGGCCACATGCCGAAGATGGGCCGCGCCCTGATCGCCGACAGCACCGCCGCCATGGCCGGCTCCCTGCTGGGCACCTCGACCACCACCAGCTACATCGAATCTGCTGCGGGTGTGAGCGCCGGTGGCCGTACCGGCCTGACTGCCATCGTGGTTGCCGTGCTGTTCCTGCTGGCGCTGTTCTTCGCCCCGCTGGCCGGTAGCGTACCGGCCTTCGCCACGGCCCCGGCGCTGCTGTTCGTCGCCGTGCTGATGGCCTCGGGCCTGGCAGAAATAAACTGGGACGACGTGACCGAAGCCGCGCCGGTTGTCGTGACCGCCCTGGCCATGCCGCTGACCTACTCGATCGCCAATGGTATCGCCTTCGGCTTCATCGCCTGGACCGCCGTCAAACTGATTTCCGGCCGCCGTCGCGACCTGAACCCGGCCCTGGTGATCCTTTCCATCCTGTTCGTCATCAAGCTAGGCTGGTTCAACGCATGA
- a CDS encoding MFS transporter has product MSDSAPQLLRHHRPFLAFWLARVFTASGFQMLTVAIGWHLYQLTGNVLDLGLVGLVEFAPRVLFMLHTGHVADRYDRRKVAALCQSLQGLIALALALGSATDNVTRELIFALAFLLGASRSFEMPATQALLPNVVPAGLFPRAVAASASATQSATIVAPAVGGFLYAFGSMWVYGPTVALYAIACVLTLSLQARGQVAQRGRASIESLLAGIRFIRSRPDILGAISLDLFAVLLGGATALLPVFAKDILLTGPMGLGLLRSAPAVGALLMSLWLARFPFQRNVGRTMFTAVGVFGVATIAFGLSTSFWFSLAVLVVLGAADMISMVIRSSFVQLETPDEMRGRVSAVNGLFIGASNQLGEFESGVTAHWFGTVPAVVLGGVGTLVVTGVWIKLFPTLAKRDRLHSG; this is encoded by the coding sequence ATGTCCGATTCCGCACCGCAGTTGTTGCGTCACCATCGTCCTTTTCTGGCCTTCTGGCTGGCTCGCGTGTTCACCGCCAGCGGCTTCCAGATGCTCACCGTGGCCATCGGCTGGCACCTCTACCAATTGACCGGCAACGTACTGGACCTGGGCCTTGTCGGCCTGGTCGAGTTCGCCCCACGGGTGCTGTTCATGTTGCACACCGGCCATGTCGCCGACCGCTATGACAGGCGCAAGGTCGCCGCCTTGTGCCAGAGCCTTCAGGGCCTGATTGCCCTGGCGCTGGCGCTGGGCAGTGCCACCGACAACGTTACCCGCGAACTGATCTTTGCCCTGGCCTTCCTGCTCGGCGCCAGCCGCTCGTTCGAAATGCCGGCAACCCAGGCGCTGTTGCCCAATGTGGTACCGGCCGGGCTGTTCCCGCGGGCAGTGGCGGCGTCGGCCTCGGCCACCCAGTCGGCGACCATCGTGGCGCCGGCGGTGGGCGGTTTCCTGTATGCCTTTGGCAGCATGTGGGTGTATGGCCCGACGGTGGCCCTGTACGCCATTGCCTGCGTGCTGACCCTGAGCCTGCAGGCGCGTGGCCAGGTCGCCCAGCGCGGGCGCGCCAGCATCGAGTCGCTGCTGGCTGGCATCCGCTTCATTCGCAGCCGGCCCGACATCCTCGGCGCCATCTCGCTCGACCTGTTCGCCGTATTGCTGGGTGGGGCCACCGCGTTGCTGCCGGTATTTGCCAAGGACATCCTGCTGACCGGCCCGATGGGCCTTGGCCTGTTGCGCTCGGCGCCAGCGGTGGGTGCGTTGCTGATGTCACTCTGGCTGGCGCGCTTCCCGTTCCAGCGCAACGTCGGGCGGACGATGTTCACTGCGGTCGGCGTGTTCGGCGTGGCGACCATCGCCTTCGGCCTGTCGACCTCCTTCTGGTTCTCGCTGGCAGTACTGGTGGTACTGGGTGCGGCAGACATGATCAGCATGGTCATTCGCAGTTCGTTCGTACAGCTGGAGACACCGGATGAAATGCGTGGGCGGGTGAGCGCAGTGAACGGCTTGTTCATCGGTGCCTCGAACCAGCTCGGCGAGTTCGAATCGGGGGTGACCGCGCACTGGTTTGGTACAGTGCCGGCGGTGGTGCTGGGCGGGGTGGGCACCTTGGTGGTGACCGGGGTGTGGATAAAACTGTTCCCTACCCTGGCCAAGCGGGATCGGTTGCATAGCGGGTGA
- the trmA gene encoding tRNA (uridine(54)-C5)-methyltransferase TrmA, producing MSAAFDPSSYATQLDAKVARLRELLAPFGAPEPTVFDSPREHYRLRAEFRLWREDGQRHYAMFAPGEKHKAILIDDFPIASQRINALMPRLKAAWQASEELGNRLFQVEFLTTLAGDAMITMCYHRPLDEAWEVEARQLADALGVSVIGRSKGKRLVIGRDYAVEKLDVAGRVFSYRQPEGAFTQPNGAVNQKMLSWAFEAIGEREDDLLELYCGNGNFTLPLATRVRQVLATEISKTSVNAALSNLDENAVDNVRLVRLSAEELTQALNEVRPFRRLEGIDLKSYQFGTVFVDPPRAGMDPDTCELTRRFERILYISCNPETLAANIAQLQDTHRIERCALFDQFPYTHHMESGVLLVRR from the coding sequence ATGAGTGCTGCTTTCGACCCCTCCTCCTACGCGACCCAGCTGGATGCCAAAGTGGCCCGGCTGCGCGAGCTGCTGGCGCCGTTCGGCGCGCCGGAGCCGACTGTTTTCGACTCACCGCGCGAGCATTACCGCCTGCGCGCCGAGTTCCGCCTGTGGCGCGAGGATGGCCAGCGCCATTACGCCATGTTCGCCCCGGGCGAGAAGCACAAGGCAATCCTGATCGACGATTTCCCCATTGCCAGCCAGCGCATCAATGCATTGATGCCACGCCTGAAAGCGGCCTGGCAGGCCAGCGAAGAACTGGGCAATCGCCTGTTCCAGGTAGAGTTCCTCACCACCCTGGCTGGCGATGCAATGATCACGATGTGCTATCACCGCCCGCTGGACGAGGCTTGGGAAGTGGAAGCCCGGCAACTGGCTGACGCGCTGGGCGTGAGCGTCATTGGCCGTTCCAAGGGCAAGCGCCTGGTAATCGGCCGTGACTACGCGGTGGAAAAACTCGATGTGGCTGGCCGCGTGTTCAGTTACCGCCAGCCGGAGGGTGCGTTCACCCAGCCCAACGGCGCAGTGAACCAGAAGATGCTCAGCTGGGCCTTCGAGGCCATTGGCGAGCGTGAGGATGACTTGCTGGAGCTGTATTGCGGCAACGGCAACTTCACCCTGCCGCTGGCCACGCGTGTACGCCAGGTGCTGGCCACCGAAATCAGCAAGACATCGGTCAATGCCGCACTGAGCAACCTCGACGAGAACGCTGTGGATAACGTGCGGCTGGTACGTTTGTCGGCAGAGGAACTGACCCAGGCACTGAATGAGGTGCGGCCGTTCCGGCGCCTGGAAGGCATCGACCTGAAGAGTTATCAGTTCGGTACAGTGTTCGTCGACCCTCCGCGTGCGGGGATGGACCCAGATACCTGCGAGCTGACCCGTCGTTTCGAACGCATCCTGTACATCTCGTGCAACCCGGAAACACTGGCAGCGAACATTGCCCAGTTGCAGGACACCCACCGCATCGAGCGCTGTGCATTGTTTGACCAGTTCCCGTATACCCACCATATGGAAAGCGGGGTTCTGCTGGTTCGGCGCTGA
- a CDS encoding cytochrome ubiquinol oxidase subunit I, protein MFGIEALELARMQFAFTVSFHILFPAITIGLASYLAVLEGLWLRTHNQVYRDLYHFWSKIFAVNFGMGVVSGLVMAYQFGTNWSRFSDFAGAVTGPLLTYEVLTAFFLEAGFLGVMLFGWNRVGRGLHFFSTVMVALGTLVSTFWILASNSWMQTPQGHEIIDGRVVPVDWFAVVFNPSFPYRLMHMATAAFVSTAFFVGASAAWHLLRGRDNPAVRKMLSMAMWMALIVAPIQAVIGDFHGLNTLKHQPVKIAAIEGHWENVPGEPTPLILFGIPDMKAETTRFKIEIPALGSLILTHSLDKQVPAMKEFPPEDRPNSTIVFWSFRIMVGLGFLMIFVGLWSLWLRKRGTLYSSRPFLYVALWMGPSGLVALLAGWFTTEIGRQPWVVYGLMRTADGVSNHSYAQLGFTLVAFVVVYFALFGTGLGYMMRLVRKGPQTGEGDEHTPGGPGQKRTPARPLSAADDGREATSASLNEGN, encoded by the coding sequence ATGTTCGGAATAGAGGCCTTAGAGCTCGCCCGAATGCAGTTTGCCTTTACCGTATCGTTCCACATCCTGTTCCCGGCCATCACCATTGGCCTGGCGAGCTACCTGGCAGTCCTTGAAGGCCTCTGGCTGCGGACCCACAACCAGGTCTACCGTGACCTCTATCACTTCTGGTCGAAGATCTTCGCCGTCAACTTCGGCATGGGCGTCGTCTCCGGCCTGGTCATGGCTTACCAGTTCGGCACCAACTGGAGCCGCTTCTCCGACTTTGCCGGCGCCGTCACCGGCCCGCTGCTCACCTATGAAGTACTGACTGCGTTCTTCCTCGAGGCCGGCTTCCTGGGCGTCATGCTGTTTGGCTGGAATCGCGTCGGCCGTGGCCTGCACTTCTTCTCCACAGTCATGGTTGCGCTCGGTACATTGGTATCGACCTTCTGGATTCTTGCCTCGAACAGCTGGATGCAAACCCCGCAAGGTCACGAGATCATCGATGGTCGGGTGGTGCCGGTGGACTGGTTTGCGGTGGTGTTCAACCCCTCCTTCCCCTACCGCCTGATGCACATGGCCACTGCTGCGTTCGTTTCCACCGCGTTCTTCGTCGGTGCCTCGGCGGCCTGGCACCTGCTGCGCGGGCGTGACAACCCGGCCGTTCGCAAGATGCTGTCGATGGCCATGTGGATGGCACTGATCGTCGCCCCGATTCAGGCAGTGATCGGCGATTTCCACGGCCTCAATACACTCAAGCACCAGCCGGTAAAAATTGCCGCGATCGAAGGCCATTGGGAGAACGTGCCCGGTGAGCCGACTCCACTGATCCTGTTCGGCATTCCCGATATGAAGGCTGAGACTACCCGGTTCAAGATCGAGATCCCGGCGCTCGGCAGCCTGATCCTGACCCACAGCCTGGACAAGCAGGTGCCGGCGATGAAGGAGTTTCCGCCCGAGGACCGGCCTAACTCGACCATCGTATTCTGGTCGTTCCGGATCATGGTCGGGCTTGGTTTCCTGATGATCTTCGTCGGCCTGTGGAGCCTGTGGTTGCGCAAACGCGGCACGCTGTACAGTTCGCGACCGTTCTTGTATGTGGCGCTGTGGATGGGCCCATCCGGGCTGGTCGCGCTACTGGCCGGTTGGTTCACCACCGAAATTGGCCGCCAGCCCTGGGTGGTGTACGGCCTGATGCGCACGGCGGACGGTGTTTCCAACCACAGTTACGCCCAGCTCGGCTTCACCCTTGTGGCGTTCGTGGTGGTGTACTTCGCCCTGTTTGGCACCGGCCTTGGCTACATGATGCGCCTGGTGCGCAAAGGGCCGCAGACCGGCGAGGGTGACGAGCACACACCGGGAGGCCCAGGCCAGAAACGCACGCCGGCACGGCCTTTGTCCGCCGCCGATGATGGCCGCGAGGCCACCTCTGCCAGCCTGAACGAGGGGAACTGA
- the cydB gene encoding cytochrome d ubiquinol oxidase subunit II, whose product MGIDLPLIWAVIIIFGVMMYVVMDGFDLGIGMLFPFVKGEQDRDVMMNTVAPVWDGNETWLILGGAGLFGAFPMAYAVVLEALYLPLILMLIGLIFRGVAFEFRFKAKADKRHIWDKAFIWGSLIATFFQGVALGAFLEGFKVVDRHFAGGTLDWLTPFSLFCGLGLIVAYTLLGCTWLIMKTEGPLQQKMHDMARPLALVLLVVIGIVSLWTPIAYPQIADRWFSMPNLIWFMPVPLLVLVTFYGLLKAVARNAHYTPFLLTLVLIFLGYSGLGISLWPNIIPPSISIWDAAAPPQSQGFMLVGTLFILPFILMYTFWSYYVFRGKVTHEDGYH is encoded by the coding sequence ATGGGTATCGACCTTCCACTGATCTGGGCCGTGATCATCATCTTCGGCGTCATGATGTACGTGGTGATGGACGGATTCGACCTGGGGATCGGCATGCTCTTCCCCTTCGTCAAGGGCGAGCAGGACCGTGATGTCATGATGAACACTGTCGCGCCGGTATGGGATGGCAACGAAACCTGGTTGATCCTGGGCGGTGCCGGACTGTTCGGGGCCTTCCCGATGGCCTATGCCGTGGTCCTTGAGGCCCTGTACCTGCCCCTGATCCTGATGCTGATCGGCCTGATTTTCCGAGGCGTGGCCTTCGAGTTCCGCTTCAAGGCCAAGGCCGACAAGCGGCACATCTGGGACAAGGCTTTCATCTGGGGTTCGCTGATCGCCACCTTCTTCCAGGGCGTGGCGCTTGGCGCGTTCCTGGAGGGCTTCAAGGTGGTCGACCGGCATTTTGCCGGTGGCACCCTGGACTGGCTGACACCGTTCAGCCTGTTCTGCGGGCTGGGGTTGATCGTGGCCTACACCCTGCTGGGTTGTACCTGGCTGATCATGAAGACCGAAGGGCCGCTGCAACAGAAGATGCACGATATGGCCCGGCCGCTGGCGCTGGTGCTGCTGGTGGTGATCGGTATCGTCAGTCTGTGGACGCCAATCGCCTACCCGCAGATTGCCGACCGCTGGTTCAGCATGCCCAATCTGATCTGGTTCATGCCGGTACCGCTGCTGGTGCTGGTGACGTTCTACGGGTTGCTCAAAGCGGTGGCGCGCAACGCGCACTACACGCCGTTCCTGCTCACTCTGGTATTGATCTTCCTTGGCTACAGCGGCTTGGGAATCAGCCTGTGGCCTAACATCATCCCGCCGTCGATCTCGATCTGGGATGCCGCAGCGCCACCGCAAAGCCAGGGCTTCATGCTGGTGGGTACCCTGTTCATCCTGCCGTTTATCCTCATGTATACCTTCTGGAGCTACTACGTGTTCCGCGGCAAGGTGACCCACGAAGACGGCTATCACTAG